In one Trichlorobacter lovleyi SZ genomic region, the following are encoded:
- a CDS encoding TIGR04282 family arsenosugar biosynthesis glycosyltransferase, translated as MRNAVVIFTKVPCAGTAKTRLTTERGGILSQEEAKEFYQACLLDVLESCLKADCCDLYICYDAAGDGAYLEQLVETVAPAGRVRELFRDQGESFDKGMQYAVDCILKNGSPERLADAVVILGGDMPTLQPQTLRTAFQRLEQLARQDSALVISADQECGFNIIGYTHGTPFRFDEVFYNRLGVTALDMIAIRAVEQEIPVALLETVPDVDLVPDFAHLLTLLKTMQLAHRHDSSMQLPHRTINVLAELGYEAAAFPAAG; from the coding sequence GTGCGTAATGCCGTTGTCATCTTTACCAAGGTCCCCTGCGCAGGAACGGCCAAAACGCGGCTGACCACTGAGCGGGGCGGTATCTTGAGCCAGGAGGAGGCAAAGGAGTTTTATCAGGCCTGCCTGCTGGATGTGCTTGAAAGCTGCCTGAAGGCCGACTGCTGCGACCTGTATATCTGTTATGACGCTGCAGGTGATGGCGCCTATCTGGAGCAGCTGGTGGAAACCGTTGCGCCAGCAGGGCGGGTCAGGGAACTCTTTCGTGACCAAGGCGAAAGCTTTGACAAAGGGATGCAGTATGCCGTGGATTGCATCCTGAAAAACGGTTCGCCGGAACGGCTGGCCGATGCCGTGGTGATCCTGGGCGGCGATATGCCGACGCTGCAGCCGCAGACGCTGCGGACGGCCTTCCAGCGGCTGGAGCAGCTGGCACGGCAGGACTCTGCGCTGGTGATCTCGGCTGATCAGGAGTGCGGCTTCAATATCATCGGCTACACCCACGGCACCCCCTTCAGGTTTGACGAGGTCTTTTACAACCGGCTCGGTGTCACGGCGCTGGATATGATCGCCATCAGGGCCGTGGAACAAGAGATTCCGGTCGCCCTGCTGGAGACCGTGCCGGATGTTGATCTGGTTCCGGACTTTGCCCACCTGCTGACCCTGTTGAAGACGATGCAACTGGCACACAGACATGACAGCAGCATGCAGCTGCCCCACAGGACCATCAATGTCTTGGCGGAACTGGGCTATGAGGCAGCAGCCTTTCCGGCCGCCGGTTAA
- a CDS encoding DUF5714 domain-containing protein produces MPFNHSDWIRLPLASSALYLAPGQPAWFVPTAEGDRLLCSAASGAVLQDSDSQLFLQRLPKGTPAVYPGRELLLPRSPALRELWFHVTDACNMSCSHCLFSAGPGHYRQLPLDQLLQHAATAYGSLDCRLFALTGGEPLMYDGFSRLIEGLLEHQDAQLVILSNGLLADRKLDPAWPRERIRLQISLDGSPEQHDAVRGKGSFALLQKQLLFLKENGWQFTLSMCPTQANHQDIPWLVDFAADMGAAAVHYMWYFIRGRGSEEQAVAPVQLLPLLAAAMERSHSRGVPIDNLEAIRQRIFSPPGTIHDGSSAGVESAAIGPDNRLYPTAATVGVRQLSTALEAGLAAAWQQSEVLAEIRRTTAASLNTPWRYLHGGGDFDHSYFHAGSYQGSDPYQPLIESISLLLIEQAANRLPEPAGAAIRLKMGELLENCSSHGPVALCQSNCLLHDTRDSRSGVKQFYAEAAGDRRADILNPVSYADPLLSHIPAEFRFRGYGCGSPILDAALQAGERVVDLGSGTGVECFIAARQVGAEGQVTGVDMLDPMLALANRGAEQVRATLGFDNLRFVKGYLEALPLETGSVDVLVSNCVLNLSPDKRRTFAEICRVLAPGGRMVVADVVCEDQPPAAILNDDELRGECIAGAMTHKDLAGIVAESGLWRYRIIRRLPYRTVQGHPFYSLTFVAEKPAGLHDLCTEKVIYPGPAEALKLSGQTWLRAGQPALIAKQEAELFGDQLWRIDSFGFVDNVAMSGGSCCSQPPEAHQQSQPAKPAEPQHSSGCLVCSAPLVYTAAPQEMTCHYCGAGVSSHAACQNGHFVCDLCHIGDSLQRLEQLCSNSGTANPMELFLQIRNHPSFPLHGPQYHALVPGVFLAALRNAGHPVSDEQIRTAISRGAEVPGGSCGFMGVCGAASGIGIAFSVLLEATPLKVSQRQIVQQVVQQVLADIASQQAARCCQRDCWLALRRGLLLAGQMFALPLEELKPLACRQLDRNSECSGNSCPLHPASIMQMHLSNLQEVLSKGYMQVEQLMQVVLQPTDVT; encoded by the coding sequence ATGCCCTTTAATCATTCAGACTGGATACGGCTTCCGTTAGCCTCATCAGCACTGTACCTTGCCCCGGGACAGCCTGCCTGGTTTGTTCCCACGGCAGAGGGGGATCGCCTGCTCTGCTCAGCGGCCTCCGGCGCTGTTCTGCAGGACAGTGACTCACAACTGTTTCTGCAGCGGCTGCCAAAAGGTACGCCGGCTGTCTATCCGGGCAGAGAACTGCTGCTGCCCAGGTCTCCCGCATTGCGGGAACTCTGGTTCCATGTCACCGACGCCTGCAACATGAGCTGCAGCCATTGTCTGTTCAGCGCCGGGCCGGGACACTACCGCCAACTGCCGCTTGATCAGCTGCTGCAGCATGCCGCCACCGCCTACGGATCGCTGGACTGCCGTCTGTTCGCCCTGACCGGCGGAGAGCCGCTGATGTATGACGGTTTCAGCCGGTTGATTGAAGGACTGCTGGAACATCAGGATGCTCAGTTGGTGATTTTGAGCAACGGCCTCCTGGCAGACCGGAAGCTTGATCCTGCCTGGCCCAGGGAGCGGATTCGCCTCCAGATCAGCCTTGACGGTTCACCTGAACAGCATGACGCCGTGCGGGGCAAGGGCAGTTTTGCGTTGCTGCAAAAACAGCTGCTGTTCCTCAAGGAAAACGGCTGGCAGTTTACCCTCAGCATGTGTCCGACACAGGCCAATCATCAGGATATCCCCTGGCTGGTTGACTTTGCTGCAGATATGGGGGCGGCAGCGGTTCATTACATGTGGTACTTCATCAGGGGCAGGGGCTCTGAGGAGCAGGCCGTTGCGCCGGTGCAGCTGCTGCCTTTGCTGGCCGCTGCCATGGAACGCTCTCACAGCAGAGGGGTGCCGATTGACAATCTTGAGGCGATCAGGCAGCGGATCTTCTCGCCGCCGGGCACGATCCATGACGGCAGCAGCGCCGGTGTTGAGTCGGCGGCCATCGGGCCTGACAACCGCCTCTATCCCACCGCAGCAACCGTCGGAGTCCGGCAGCTGTCAACCGCTCTGGAGGCAGGGCTTGCTGCAGCCTGGCAGCAAAGCGAGGTGCTGGCGGAGATACGCCGGACCACAGCAGCTTCGCTCAATACTCCCTGGCGCTACCTCCATGGCGGCGGAGACTTTGACCACAGCTATTTCCACGCTGGCAGCTACCAGGGGAGTGATCCCTACCAGCCCCTGATCGAATCGATCTCGCTGCTGCTGATTGAGCAGGCCGCCAATCGCTTGCCGGAACCGGCCGGAGCAGCCATCCGGCTGAAGATGGGTGAGCTGCTTGAGAACTGCAGCTCCCACGGACCGGTGGCCCTCTGCCAGAGCAACTGCCTGCTGCATGACACCCGGGACAGCCGTTCCGGGGTGAAGCAGTTCTATGCCGAGGCCGCAGGTGACCGTCGTGCCGATATCCTGAACCCGGTCTCCTATGCAGACCCGTTGTTAAGCCATATCCCGGCGGAATTCCGTTTTCGCGGCTACGGTTGCGGCAGCCCGATCCTGGATGCCGCCCTGCAGGCCGGTGAGCGGGTGGTTGATCTCGGCAGCGGCACCGGGGTGGAATGCTTTATCGCTGCCCGCCAGGTTGGTGCTGAAGGGCAGGTAACCGGGGTCGATATGCTGGACCCGATGCTGGCACTGGCCAATCGCGGTGCAGAGCAGGTGCGGGCCACGCTCGGTTTCGACAATCTGCGTTTTGTGAAGGGCTATCTGGAGGCGCTGCCCCTTGAGACAGGCAGCGTTGATGTGCTGGTCTCCAACTGCGTCTTGAACCTGTCGCCGGACAAACGGCGGACCTTTGCCGAGATCTGCCGCGTGCTGGCTCCGGGTGGCCGGATGGTTGTTGCGGATGTGGTCTGTGAAGATCAGCCACCGGCAGCCATCCTGAATGATGATGAGCTGCGCGGTGAATGCATTGCCGGTGCCATGACCCACAAGGATCTGGCCGGTATCGTCGCCGAAAGCGGTCTCTGGCGCTACCGGATCATCCGGCGGCTTCCCTACCGTACCGTCCAGGGCCATCCCTTTTATTCACTGACCTTCGTGGCTGAAAAGCCTGCTGGTCTGCATGACCTTTGCACGGAAAAGGTCATCTATCCCGGTCCGGCAGAGGCGTTGAAACTCTCCGGCCAGACCTGGCTCCGGGCCGGTCAACCGGCGTTGATTGCAAAGCAGGAGGCGGAGCTATTCGGGGATCAGCTCTGGAGAATCGATTCCTTCGGCTTTGTTGACAACGTGGCGATGTCCGGCGGTTCCTGTTGCTCCCAGCCGCCGGAGGCCCACCAGCAGTCTCAACCTGCCAAACCGGCGGAACCGCAGCACAGCTCCGGCTGCCTGGTCTGCAGTGCCCCGCTGGTCTATACGGCAGCACCCCAGGAAATGACCTGCCACTATTGCGGCGCAGGCGTCAGCAGCCACGCAGCCTGCCAGAACGGGCATTTTGTCTGCGACCTGTGCCATATCGGCGACAGCCTGCAGCGTCTGGAACAGCTCTGTAGCAACTCCGGCACGGCAAACCCGATGGAGCTGTTCTTACAGATCCGCAATCACCCCTCCTTTCCGCTCCACGGGCCGCAGTACCATGCCCTGGTGCCGGGGGTGTTTCTGGCTGCCCTGCGTAATGCCGGCCATCCGGTCAGCGATGAGCAGATCAGGACCGCCATCAGCCGCGGTGCGGAGGTGCCGGGCGGGAGCTGCGGTTTCATGGGGGTCTGCGGCGCTGCAAGCGGTATCGGCATCGCCTTCAGTGTGCTGCTGGAGGCAACTCCGCTCAAGGTCTCCCAGCGTCAGATCGTCCAGCAGGTGGTGCAGCAGGTGCTGGCAGATATCGCCTCCCAGCAGGCCGCCCGTTGCTGCCAGCGGGATTGCTGGCTGGCGCTGCGCCGTGGCCTCTTGCTGGCCGGTCAGATGTTTGCGCTGCCGCTGGAGGAGCTTAAGCCGCTTGCCTGCCGGCAGCTGGACCGGAATAGCGAATGTTCCGGCAACTCCTGTCCGCTCCATCCCGCATCGATCATGCAGATGCATTTATCAAATCTACAAGAGGTTTTATCAAAAGGATATATGCAGGTAGAACAGCTGATGCAGGTCGTGCTGCAACCGACTGATGTCACTTGA